The Candidatus Neomarinimicrobiota bacterium genome contains the following window.
AAAGACACTGCGTTTCCCTCAGATTTTCCTTTACGACCCGTAACTGCCATATCTCCATACGACTTCGTGGCTATCCAATCATACAAAAAATCCGGTAAAGCTTTCATCAAATGCACAAAGATGGCCATCTGCCAGGGGAAACTGAAGCGCTTCCGACCCCGCTCAATGGCCCTGATGATTTTTACACTGGCCCGTTCCACATCCATGAGAAAGGGCATGGGGACTTTATTCTGGTCTGTCATCGGCGTTCGCACAAACCCGGGACGGATATCAGTCACCTTAATGCCAAAGGATTGCAGGGAAAAACGCAGCGATTCCAGATATGTGATCAGTCCGGCTTTGGTTGCACTATAAGCCGCACCACCAGGAAGCCCCCGAAAACCGGCCACACTTGAAATACCGACAAGGTGTCCATGACGAGCTTCCACCATGTGACGAGCAAAGAACTCAAGGGT
Protein-coding sequences here:
- a CDS encoding SDR family NAD(P)-dependent oxidoreductase, coding for MKILITGASTGIGRQLALDYGRSGAALWLLARSEPKLVELAEKIRTSGGQAHVLVCDATRESVLLGALQFAQAASGGFDLVIVNAGWGGKMKYPGVKNIEVLNQVIDLNFKAATQTLEFFARHMVEARHGHLVGISSVAGFRGLPGGAAYSATKAGLITYLESLRFSLQSFGIKVTDIRPGFVRTPMTDQNKVPMPFLMDVERASVKIIRAIERGRKRFSFPWQMAIFVHLMKALPDFLYDWIATKSYGDMAVTGRKGKSEGNAVSLK